A portion of the Kribbella jejuensis genome contains these proteins:
- the murA gene encoding UDP-N-acetylglucosamine 1-carboxyvinyltransferase produces MERFRIAGEARLDGTVEVSGAKNSVLKLMAAALLAEGTTTLRQVPGILDVTFMAQLLDTLGCEVKVDGELGIATIAVPGSIGHQCDYELVRKLRASISVLGPLLGRCGQAEVALPGGDNIGSRGLNMHVAGLEAMGAKVHIEHGFVIAEAPQGLHGAEIWLDFPSVGATETIMMAAVLAKGTTIIENAAREPEIQDIAAMLVEMGALIDGAGSPRIEITGVDGLLNPVDHVVVPDRIVSGSWAFAAAITKGDITVSNGHAEHLELPLDKLHKAGAEITVLNPGFRVRMHDRPKPVDVVTLPYPGFATDLQAFVIALNALSDGAAMVTENLFEGRFTFAQELTRLGAQIQTDGHHAVVRGVPRLSGAPVVASDIRAGAALVLAGLAAEGETLVSAAHHVHRGYTDFAGNLRRLGADVVVEPDEAELYWN; encoded by the coding sequence GTGGAACGGTTTCGGATCGCGGGTGAGGCACGGCTCGACGGCACTGTCGAGGTGTCCGGGGCGAAGAACAGCGTGCTCAAGCTGATGGCGGCAGCGCTGCTGGCGGAGGGTACGACGACGCTGCGGCAGGTGCCGGGCATTCTCGACGTGACGTTCATGGCGCAACTGCTGGACACGCTCGGTTGCGAGGTGAAGGTGGACGGCGAGCTCGGGATCGCGACGATCGCGGTGCCGGGGAGCATCGGGCACCAGTGCGACTACGAACTGGTCCGCAAGCTGCGGGCGTCGATCTCGGTGCTCGGGCCGCTGCTGGGCCGCTGCGGCCAGGCGGAGGTGGCGCTGCCGGGCGGCGACAACATCGGATCCCGCGGGCTGAACATGCATGTCGCCGGTCTGGAGGCGATGGGCGCGAAGGTGCACATCGAGCACGGCTTCGTGATCGCCGAGGCGCCGCAGGGCCTGCACGGCGCCGAGATCTGGCTGGACTTCCCGAGCGTCGGCGCGACCGAGACGATCATGATGGCAGCCGTGCTCGCGAAGGGTACGACGATCATCGAGAACGCCGCCCGCGAACCGGAGATCCAGGACATCGCCGCGATGCTGGTGGAGATGGGCGCGCTGATCGACGGCGCCGGGTCGCCGCGGATCGAGATCACCGGTGTCGACGGCCTGCTCAACCCGGTCGACCACGTGGTCGTGCCGGACCGGATCGTGTCCGGTAGCTGGGCGTTCGCGGCCGCGATCACCAAGGGTGACATCACGGTCAGCAACGGGCACGCGGAGCATCTCGAGCTGCCGCTCGACAAGCTGCACAAGGCCGGCGCCGAGATCACCGTGCTGAACCCGGGCTTCCGGGTCCGGATGCACGACCGGCCGAAGCCGGTGGACGTGGTGACGCTGCCGTACCCCGGGTTCGCGACCGACCTGCAGGCGTTCGTGATCGCGCTCAACGCGCTGAGCGACGGCGCCGCGATGGTCACCGAGAACCTGTTCGAGGGCCGGTTCACGTTCGCGCAGGAGCTCACCCGGCTCGGCGCACAGATCCAGACCGACGGGCATCACGCGGTCGTCCGCGGCGTACCGCGGCTGTCCGGTGCGCCGGTGGTCGCGTCCGACATCCGCGCCGGCGCGGCGCTGGTACTCGCGGGTCTCGCCGCCGAGGGTGAGACGTTGGTGTCGGCCGCCCACCACGTGCACCGCGGCTACACCGACTTCGCCGGCAACCTGCGCCGGCTCGGCGCCGACGTCGTGGTCGAGCCGGACGAAGCGGAACTGTACTGGAACTGA
- a CDS encoding DUF6351 family protein has protein sequence MLRSRPVRLLLALLAGALVVPLVPAAASRDLKLEILSGHPDKVTGGDALVHVASPDAHVQVSLNGRDVSSLFVADGDGLTGLVGGLRLGTNVLRAAGNGRGTTLEVRNYPREGPVFSGPHEQPFRCETAQFTIPVIGGTLGAPLDENCTIAPRVDYFYRTTAGRWAAWPAGTRSYPADLAQTDDGDPFIVRMETGSANRAVVQTTMLHDPLREAAPTPTRRSSSWNGRVIFTLGGGCAGGWYRSGTTTGGVTDAFLLGRGYALLSSSLNVFGQNCNDLTAAESAMMTKELFVEHYGRPDFTVGFGCSGGSYQAHQITDNYPGIFDGILVGCSFPEVGFGTVSFISDSRLLDSYFASRARVPWTQEQKRKVSGFQTYATLPSMALSAARIDPRQNCGMAPVGLRYDPVTNPRGTRCDVFDHTINVYGVDPSTGFVRRPLDNVGVQYGWKVLKSGAITPAQFLDLNASIGGFDADANLVPRRTVADPLAVRAAYRTGRLTSGGGGLKDVPIIDYRAYYDTQSYGDIHVRYHTLSLRARLLKANGTAANQVSLLEDARYGLFSTASPLLQHAVDSMDQWLTVLTADETARPRIAKIIAARPATLVEGCRGPSGFVAQPLDRNPSSTCEKLYPSASFPREVAGAGIAADIIKCKLRAPVRSDYPTFTDADWHRLQTIFPTGVCDWSKPGIGQQPLAGTWLTFN, from the coding sequence GTGCTTCGTTCCCGACCGGTCCGCCTGCTCCTCGCGCTGCTCGCCGGTGCGCTCGTCGTACCGCTGGTCCCGGCTGCCGCGTCCCGGGACCTGAAGCTGGAGATCTTGTCCGGGCACCCCGACAAGGTGACCGGCGGCGACGCGCTGGTGCACGTCGCTTCGCCGGACGCGCACGTGCAGGTCTCCTTGAACGGTCGCGACGTCTCGTCGTTGTTCGTTGCCGACGGCGACGGTCTGACCGGCCTGGTCGGCGGCCTGCGGCTCGGTACGAACGTACTCCGGGCCGCCGGGAACGGACGCGGTACGACGCTGGAAGTGCGGAACTATCCGCGCGAAGGGCCGGTGTTCTCCGGGCCGCACGAGCAGCCGTTCCGGTGTGAGACCGCGCAGTTCACGATCCCGGTGATCGGCGGGACGCTCGGCGCTCCGTTGGACGAGAACTGCACGATTGCGCCGCGCGTCGACTACTTCTACCGGACCACCGCGGGGCGATGGGCTGCCTGGCCGGCCGGTACGAGGTCGTATCCGGCCGATCTCGCGCAGACCGACGACGGTGATCCGTTCATCGTGCGGATGGAGACCGGGAGCGCGAACCGGGCCGTCGTCCAGACGACCATGTTGCACGATCCACTGCGAGAGGCTGCGCCGACGCCGACGCGGCGTTCGAGCAGCTGGAACGGCCGGGTGATCTTCACGCTCGGCGGCGGGTGCGCCGGTGGGTGGTACCGGTCCGGGACGACGACCGGTGGTGTGACGGACGCCTTCCTGCTCGGGCGTGGGTACGCGTTGCTGTCGTCGTCGCTGAACGTCTTCGGGCAGAACTGCAACGACCTGACGGCGGCCGAGTCGGCGATGATGACGAAGGAACTGTTCGTCGAGCACTACGGGCGGCCCGATTTCACTGTCGGCTTCGGGTGCTCGGGCGGGTCGTACCAGGCGCACCAGATCACCGACAACTATCCGGGGATCTTCGACGGCATCCTCGTCGGGTGCTCGTTCCCGGAGGTCGGGTTCGGGACGGTGTCGTTCATCAGCGACTCGCGGTTGCTGGACTCCTATTTCGCGTCCCGGGCCCGGGTGCCGTGGACGCAGGAGCAGAAGCGGAAGGTGTCGGGGTTCCAGACGTACGCGACGCTGCCGAGTATGGCGCTCTCTGCCGCGCGGATCGACCCGCGGCAGAACTGCGGGATGGCACCTGTGGGCCTGCGGTACGACCCGGTGACCAACCCTCGCGGCACGCGGTGCGATGTGTTCGACCACACGATCAACGTGTACGGGGTGGATCCGTCGACCGGATTCGTACGGCGGCCGCTCGACAACGTCGGCGTGCAGTACGGCTGGAAGGTGCTGAAGTCCGGGGCGATCACGCCGGCGCAGTTCCTCGACCTGAACGCGTCGATCGGCGGGTTCGACGCCGACGCCAACCTGGTACCACGCCGTACCGTCGCGGATCCGCTGGCGGTGCGGGCGGCGTACCGGACCGGGCGGCTGACGAGCGGTGGCGGTGGGTTGAAGGACGTGCCGATCATCGACTACCGCGCGTACTACGACACGCAGTCGTACGGCGACATCCACGTCCGGTACCACACACTCTCGCTGCGGGCTCGGCTGCTGAAGGCGAACGGCACGGCGGCGAACCAGGTCAGCCTGCTCGAGGACGCGCGCTACGGCCTCTTCTCCACCGCGAGCCCGCTACTGCAGCATGCCGTCGACTCGATGGACCAATGGCTGACCGTGTTGACGGCCGACGAGACAGCGCGCCCGAGGATCGCGAAAATCATCGCCGCCCGGCCCGCCACCCTGGTCGAGGGCTGCCGCGGTCCATCCGGTTTCGTCGCTCAGCCGCTGGACCGCAACCCGTCCTCAACCTGCGAGAAGCTCTACCCGTCGGCGTCCTTCCCCCGCGAGGTCGCGGGCGCCGGCATCGCCGCAGACATCATCAAGTGCAAGCTCCGCGCGCCGGTGCGGTCGGACTACCCCACCTTCACCGATGCCGACTGGCACCGCCTCCAAACGATCTTCCCCACCGGCGTCTGCGACTGGTCCAAGCCCGGCATCGGCCAGCAGCCCCTCGCGGGCACCTGGCTCACCTTCAACTGA
- the sppA gene encoding signal peptide peptidase SppA — MGTLLELDLTRGVLETPPASPIAAFRARHLPTLRELVGALRKGARDDGVVGVVAHLGGHRLSLAQVQELREAVADFRTSGKPAVAWTESFGETGQGTVPYYLATAFEEIWVQPSGDLAITGVTVQAVFIRGALDKAGVIPQFGKRAEYKTAADTFTEREMTEPAREMASRLAESAYEQIVEGIAVRRRLDTAKVRELVDSAPMPAQAGLDAGLVDRLGYRSDVYDELEKQLQYDDRLLAERYIRRGPRTLEEVRKTLPWPQKPLVAVVRVTGGISVGRNSNSPMGGPGSGSDTVGAALRAVADNDHVKAVVLRVDSPGGSYVASDAIRNEVLRLRSTGRPVIASMGGVAASGGYFVAMPADVIVAQPGTITGSIGVLTGKGVVRDALGRIGISREAVSEGANAEMFSAQEEFTEEQWARLEEILDRIYKDFVAKAAQDRGLPEERLESLARGRVWTGADAHSHKLVDELGGFQHALTLACNRAGLDRDEIAVTSVPHRNLLSQLKAPTTTDDLAVSAAPLTLDGLTTGLYNALGLPHAGVLRMPFSWEIS, encoded by the coding sequence ATGGGGACTCTGCTTGAGCTGGATCTGACCCGCGGTGTACTCGAGACGCCGCCTGCCTCGCCGATCGCGGCGTTCCGTGCGCGGCATCTGCCGACGTTGCGGGAGTTGGTGGGGGCGCTGCGGAAGGGCGCCCGCGACGACGGTGTTGTCGGGGTGGTTGCCCACCTCGGTGGTCATCGGCTGTCGCTCGCGCAGGTGCAGGAGCTGCGCGAGGCAGTCGCGGACTTCCGTACGTCGGGGAAGCCGGCCGTGGCATGGACCGAGTCGTTCGGCGAGACCGGCCAGGGCACGGTCCCGTACTACCTGGCCACGGCGTTCGAGGAGATCTGGGTGCAGCCCTCCGGCGACCTGGCGATCACGGGTGTGACCGTGCAGGCCGTCTTCATCCGCGGTGCGCTGGACAAGGCCGGGGTGATCCCGCAGTTCGGCAAGCGGGCCGAGTACAAGACGGCGGCCGACACGTTCACGGAGCGGGAGATGACGGAGCCTGCCCGGGAGATGGCGTCGCGGCTGGCGGAGTCGGCGTACGAGCAGATCGTCGAGGGCATCGCCGTACGTCGGCGGCTGGACACCGCAAAGGTGCGGGAGCTCGTCGACAGTGCGCCGATGCCCGCGCAGGCAGGTCTCGATGCCGGTCTGGTGGATCGGCTCGGCTACCGGTCGGACGTGTACGACGAGCTGGAGAAGCAGCTGCAGTACGACGACAGGCTCCTGGCAGAGCGGTACATCCGCCGTGGTCCGCGGACGCTGGAGGAAGTACGCAAGACGCTCCCGTGGCCGCAGAAGCCGCTCGTGGCGGTAGTACGCGTCACGGGTGGTATTTCCGTCGGCCGCAACTCCAACAGTCCCATGGGTGGCCCCGGCTCCGGCTCGGACACCGTGGGCGCCGCCTTGCGCGCTGTAGCCGACAACGACCACGTCAAGGCAGTAGTGCTGCGCGTCGACAGTCCTGGTGGTTCGTACGTCGCCTCCGACGCCATCCGCAACGAGGTACTGCGCCTGCGCTCCACGGGACGGCCTGTCATCGCGTCGATGGGTGGTGTCGCCGCCTCCGGTGGGTACTTCGTCGCGATGCCCGCTGACGTCATCGTGGCTCAGCCGGGCACCATCACGGGTTCCATCGGCGTCCTGACCGGCAAGGGCGTCGTACGCGATGCACTGGGTCGCATCGGGATCTCCCGCGAGGCCGTGTCCGAGGGAGCGAACGCCGAGATGTTCTCGGCGCAGGAGGAGTTCACGGAAGAGCAGTGGGCGCGGCTGGAGGAGATCCTCGACCGCATCTACAAGGACTTCGTGGCGAAGGCCGCCCAGGACAGGGGTCTCCCGGAGGAACGGCTGGAGTCGCTGGCACGCGGGCGGGTGTGGACCGGGGCGGACGCGCACAGCCACAAGCTCGTCGACGAGCTGGGCGGGTTCCAGCACGCGCTGACGCTGGCTTGCAACCGGGCCGGTCTGGACCGCGACGAGATCGCCGTGACCTCAGTACCGCACCGCAACCTGCTCAGCCAGCTGAAGGCGCCGACGACGACCGATGATCTGGCAGTCAGCGCGGCACCGTTGACACTCGACGGCCTGACCACCGGTCTCTACAACGCGCTGGGGCTACCCCATGCGGGCGTGCTGCGGATGCCGTTCTCCTGGGAGATCAGCTAG
- a CDS encoding cob(I)yrinic acid a,c-diamide adenosyltransferase, with product MAVNLTRIYTRTGDAGETRLGDNSTTSKTDPRLAAYGEVDEANSAIGVAIAAGHLNSAIVVLLTRIQNDLFDVGADLCNPITPDPEYPPLRITQEYVDRLEGWCDEYNNRLTKLRSFILPGGTEGAAYLNVARAVVRRAERAGWAAVEAHGPAINLLAITYLNRLSDLLFILGRVANLSSGGDVLWVPGGERD from the coding sequence ATGGCTGTGAACTTGACGCGGATCTACACCCGCACCGGTGACGCGGGCGAGACCCGCCTCGGCGACAATTCGACGACGTCGAAGACCGATCCGCGGCTGGCCGCGTACGGCGAGGTCGACGAGGCGAACTCGGCGATCGGGGTGGCGATCGCCGCCGGGCACTTGAACAGCGCGATCGTCGTGCTGCTGACCCGGATCCAGAACGACCTGTTCGACGTCGGCGCGGACCTGTGCAACCCGATCACGCCCGATCCGGAGTACCCGCCGCTGCGGATCACCCAGGAGTACGTCGACCGGCTCGAGGGCTGGTGCGACGAGTACAACAATCGTTTGACCAAGCTTCGCTCGTTCATCCTGCCCGGCGGTACCGAGGGCGCCGCGTACCTGAACGTGGCCCGCGCGGTCGTCCGCCGGGCCGAGCGGGCCGGCTGGGCCGCCGTCGAGGCGCACGGCCCGGCGATCAACTTGCTCGCGATCACCTACCTGAACCGCCTGTCCGACCTGCTCTTCATCCTCGGCCGGGTCGCCAACCTCTCCTCCGGCGGCGACGTCCTCTGGGTGCCAGGCGGCGAACGCGACTAG
- the fabV gene encoding enoyl-[acyl-carrier-protein] reductase FabV has translation MSERVVKPVGRGFLFLDSHPAGCARVVRDMAAEASSRPADKRRTALVIGSSSGYGLATTIAGLARFGIDGIGVCFEKAATARRTATAGWYRTAETAALAEELGRSWTFVNADAFADTTKDEVLDLVAAKLGKLDHLIYSVAAPRRTDPRTGETYQSVLKAIGAPHSTKSLTFEDGAPVLQEAVPIEVASDDEIAQTVRVMGGEDWTRWVTALQDRDLLAPGFNTVALTYIGSELTGPLYRQGSIGAAKADLEQTALKLAADGVTAMTSVNGAAVTQSSSAIPGIGLYVSILHNVTALQTPVQQSIELWNQLTGETPLDLDTEGRIRLDRWELSDEVQTAVRANWEAATQDNLADLADAEWFLAEVRRLYGFAVPDVDYEAETEVDVEWPTGA, from the coding sequence ATGAGTGAGCGCGTGGTGAAGCCGGTTGGGCGGGGATTCCTGTTTCTCGACTCGCATCCTGCGGGGTGCGCGCGGGTGGTGCGGGACATGGCCGCGGAGGCCTCGTCGCGACCGGCGGACAAGCGGCGGACGGCGCTGGTGATCGGGTCGAGTTCGGGGTACGGGCTGGCCACCACGATCGCGGGGCTCGCGCGGTTCGGGATCGACGGGATCGGCGTCTGCTTCGAGAAGGCAGCCACCGCGCGCCGTACGGCGACCGCCGGGTGGTACCGCACTGCCGAGACCGCCGCACTCGCGGAAGAGCTGGGCCGCTCGTGGACGTTCGTGAACGCGGACGCCTTCGCAGACACCACCAAGGACGAGGTGCTCGACCTGGTCGCGGCGAAGCTCGGCAAGCTCGACCACCTGATCTACAGCGTCGCCGCCCCACGTCGTACCGACCCGCGCACCGGCGAGACGTACCAGTCGGTGCTGAAGGCGATCGGCGCGCCGCACAGCACGAAGAGCCTGACCTTCGAGGACGGCGCGCCCGTCCTGCAGGAAGCGGTTCCGATCGAGGTCGCGAGCGACGACGAGATCGCGCAGACCGTGAGGGTGATGGGCGGCGAGGACTGGACCCGCTGGGTCACCGCGCTGCAGGACCGCGACCTGCTCGCGCCTGGGTTCAACACCGTCGCGCTCACCTACATCGGCTCCGAGCTGACCGGCCCGCTGTACCGCCAGGGCTCGATCGGCGCGGCGAAGGCCGACCTCGAGCAGACCGCGCTGAAGCTCGCCGCCGACGGCGTGACCGCGATGACCTCGGTGAACGGCGCCGCCGTCACCCAGTCGTCGTCCGCGATCCCCGGCATCGGCCTCTACGTGAGCATCCTGCACAACGTGACCGCGCTGCAGACCCCTGTGCAGCAGTCGATCGAGCTGTGGAACCAGCTCACCGGCGAGACCCCGCTCGACCTCGACACCGAGGGCCGTATCCGCCTCGACCGGTGGGAGCTGTCCGACGAGGTGCAGACCGCCGTTCGAGCGAACTGGGAGGCCGCAACCCAGGACAACCTCGCCGACCTCGCAGACGCCGAGTGGTTCCTGGCCGAAGTGCGCCGCCTGTACGGCTTCGCCGTACCGGACGTGGACTACGAGGCGGAGACCGAGGTCGATGTGGAGTGGCCTACAGGGGCTTGA
- a CDS encoding aminoglycoside adenylyltransferase domain-containing protein, translating into MDGRAVTLPGPVRELCDRFLLLVERELPPGFVTGLYLHGGLAFGEWAPQESDVDFLATVARPPDVREVEVLRELHAELAEYSPIRFDGPFVLADDLARDPRTVPARPEVINSGELLVHCSPAWMVAWHELASAGITITGPELSTLTVWTDKQALREYTVGNLDTYWRRNAEGLARATVADLPADERRRDYILTHCILASTRLHHLLATGEQTAKCRAGRWALTAYDQRWHRVLKEGLYLRAGEGVSTYDGHSELLADTRDFLAHVVETTTGKPVVEG; encoded by the coding sequence GTGGATGGACGTGCTGTGACACTGCCCGGTCCCGTGCGGGAGTTGTGTGATCGCTTCCTGCTGCTGGTCGAGCGGGAGCTGCCGCCCGGGTTCGTGACAGGGCTTTATCTGCACGGCGGATTGGCTTTCGGGGAGTGGGCGCCGCAAGAGTCGGACGTCGACTTCCTGGCTACCGTTGCGCGGCCGCCCGACGTCCGGGAGGTTGAGGTACTGCGAGAACTGCACGCGGAGCTTGCGGAGTACTCGCCGATCAGGTTCGACGGGCCGTTCGTGCTGGCCGACGACCTGGCGCGCGATCCGCGGACGGTGCCGGCCAGGCCGGAGGTGATCAACTCCGGTGAGCTTCTGGTGCACTGCTCACCGGCGTGGATGGTCGCGTGGCACGAGCTGGCGTCCGCTGGTATCACCATCACCGGTCCTGAGTTGTCGACGCTGACGGTGTGGACGGACAAGCAGGCGCTGCGGGAGTACACCGTCGGCAATCTCGACACCTACTGGCGCCGCAACGCGGAGGGTCTCGCCCGCGCGACTGTCGCGGATCTCCCGGCGGACGAGCGTCGGCGCGACTACATCCTCACCCACTGCATCCTCGCCTCCACGCGCCTCCACCATCTGCTGGCCACCGGCGAGCAGACCGCCAAGTGCCGGGCCGGTCGCTGGGCGCTGACCGCCTACGACCAGCGCTGGCACCGCGTCCTCAAGGAGGGTCTGTACCTTCGCGCCGGAGAGGGCGTGTCGACGTACGACGGCCACTCGGAGCTACTCGCGGACACCCGCGACTTCCTGGCCCACGTAGTGGAAACGACCACCGGCAAGCCAGTCGTGGAGGGATAG
- a CDS encoding DEAD/DEAH box helicase — MTLIEKLPGTAEPDALFDGFQGWVAEQGISLYPAQEEALIEVMTGSNVILSTPTGSGKSLVATGAHFAALANNQRTFYTAPIKALVSEKFFALCDIFGADKVGMLTGDASVNAGAPIICCTAEVLANIALREGSDAEVGQVVMDEFHFYSEPDRGWAWQVPLLELPKAQFILMSATLGDVERFKIDLSRRTGRPTAIVASGERPVPLIYKYVTTALHETLEELLTTHQAPVYVVHFTQAAALERAQALMSINVSSKEEKEKINELIGNFRFSKGFGRTLQRLVKHGIGVHHAGMLPKYRRLVEQLAQAGLLKVICGTDTLGVGINVPIRTVVLTALSKYDGRRQRILKAREFHQIAGRAGRAGYDTSGTVVVQAPDHVVENVKALAKAGDDPKKQRKVQRKKPPEGFVTWGEDTFDRLVAAEPEALQSRMRVSHAMLLNVIARNGNAFESMRSLLRDNHEDSRAQVRLIRRAIQIYRTLVTAGVVERLDEPDENGRFLRLTVDLQKDFSLNQPLSTFALAALDLLDPADPSYALDVVSIIEATLEDPRAVLWAQEHHARGEAVNAMKAQGIEYDERMELLEDVSWPKPLQELLEATFEMYRQTHPWIADTGLSPKAVVRDMFERAMTFGEFIGFYGLARSEGVVLRYLSDAYKALRQTVPPDKVDDDLADLIEWLGEVVRQTDSSLLDEWEELTNPTDEEAVAPTPAGPRRITLNTRAFRVLVRNAMFRRVELLALHRWAELGQLDGEAGWDAGRWAEAGTAYYAEHEVVGTGPAARGPALFLVEEHPGYWEVQQIIDDPEGNHDWRITASVDLTASDEAAELVLEMESFKPL; from the coding sequence ATGACGCTGATTGAGAAACTTCCGGGGACTGCCGAGCCTGATGCGCTGTTCGATGGGTTCCAAGGCTGGGTGGCCGAGCAGGGGATCTCGTTGTACCCGGCTCAGGAAGAGGCGTTGATCGAGGTGATGACGGGGTCGAACGTGATCCTGTCGACGCCTACCGGGTCCGGGAAGAGCCTCGTCGCGACGGGGGCGCACTTCGCGGCGCTTGCCAACAACCAGCGGACGTTCTACACCGCGCCGATCAAGGCGCTCGTGTCGGAGAAGTTCTTCGCGCTGTGCGACATCTTCGGGGCGGACAAGGTCGGGATGCTGACCGGTGACGCCTCGGTGAACGCCGGTGCGCCGATCATCTGCTGTACGGCGGAAGTCCTCGCCAACATCGCGCTCCGCGAGGGTTCGGACGCTGAGGTCGGCCAGGTGGTGATGGACGAGTTCCACTTCTACTCCGAGCCGGACCGCGGCTGGGCCTGGCAGGTGCCGCTGCTCGAGCTGCCGAAGGCGCAGTTCATCCTGATGTCGGCGACCCTCGGCGACGTCGAGCGCTTCAAGATCGACCTGTCCCGCAGGACCGGCCGTCCGACCGCGATCGTCGCGTCCGGCGAGCGCCCGGTCCCGCTGATCTACAAGTACGTCACGACCGCCCTGCACGAGACCCTCGAAGAGCTGCTCACCACGCACCAGGCCCCGGTGTACGTCGTCCACTTCACCCAGGCCGCCGCTCTCGAACGCGCGCAGGCGTTGATGAGCATCAACGTCTCCTCGAAGGAGGAGAAAGAGAAGATCAACGAGCTGATCGGGAACTTCCGGTTCAGCAAGGGTTTCGGGCGGACACTGCAGCGGCTCGTGAAGCACGGTATCGGCGTCCACCACGCCGGCATGCTCCCGAAGTACCGCAGGCTCGTCGAGCAGCTCGCGCAGGCCGGGCTGCTCAAGGTCATCTGCGGCACCGATACGCTCGGCGTCGGCATCAACGTCCCGATCCGGACCGTCGTCCTCACCGCGCTCAGCAAGTACGACGGACGCCGCCAGCGGATCCTGAAGGCGCGCGAGTTCCACCAGATCGCGGGCCGCGCCGGCCGCGCCGGGTACGACACGTCCGGCACCGTCGTCGTCCAGGCCCCGGACCACGTCGTCGAGAACGTGAAGGCCCTGGCGAAGGCCGGGGACGACCCGAAGAAGCAGCGCAAGGTGCAGCGGAAGAAGCCGCCGGAGGGGTTCGTCACCTGGGGCGAGGACACCTTCGACCGGCTGGTCGCGGCCGAGCCGGAGGCGCTGCAGTCCCGGATGCGGGTCAGCCACGCGATGCTGCTGAACGTGATCGCCCGCAACGGCAACGCGTTCGAGAGCATGCGGAGCCTGCTCCGCGACAACCACGAGGACTCCCGCGCGCAGGTCCGGCTGATCCGCCGCGCGATCCAGATCTACCGCACCCTCGTCACCGCGGGTGTCGTCGAACGCCTCGACGAGCCGGACGAGAACGGCCGGTTCCTCCGCCTCACCGTGGACCTGCAGAAGGACTTCAGCCTCAACCAGCCGCTCTCGACGTTCGCACTGGCCGCGCTGGACCTGCTCGATCCCGCGGATCCGTCGTACGCCCTCGACGTCGTCTCGATCATCGAGGCAACGCTGGAGGATCCGCGTGCGGTGCTGTGGGCGCAGGAGCACCACGCCAGGGGCGAGGCGGTCAACGCGATGAAGGCCCAGGGCATCGAGTACGACGAACGGATGGAGTTGCTCGAGGACGTCAGCTGGCCGAAGCCGCTCCAGGAGTTGCTCGAGGCAACGTTCGAGATGTACCGGCAGACGCATCCGTGGATCGCCGACACCGGGCTGTCTCCGAAGGCTGTGGTCCGGGACATGTTCGAGCGGGCGATGACGTTCGGCGAGTTCATCGGGTTCTACGGGCTCGCGCGCTCGGAGGGCGTCGTACTGCGGTATCTCAGCGACGCGTACAAGGCGCTGCGGCAGACCGTACCGCCGGACAAGGTGGACGACGACCTGGCCGACCTGATCGAGTGGCTCGGCGAAGTGGTACGCCAGACCGACTCCAGCCTGCTCGACGAGTGGGAGGAGCTGACGAACCCGACCGACGAGGAGGCCGTCGCGCCGACGCCTGCCGGACCGCGCCGGATCACCTTGAACACAAGGGCCTTCCGGGTACTCGTCCGCAACGCGATGTTCCGCCGCGTCGAGCTGCTCGCCCTGCACCGCTGGGCCGAGCTGGGCCAACTCGACGGCGAAGCGGGCTGGGACGCGGGCCGCTGGGCCGAGGCGGGTACGGCGTACTACGCCGAACACGAGGTCGTCGGCACCGGCCCCGCGGCCCGCGGTCCCGCGCTGTTCCTGGTCGAGGAGCACCCGGGCTACTGGGAGGTCCAGCAGATCATCGACGACCCCGAGGGCAACCACGACTGGCGCATCACCGCCTCGGTCGATCTGACGGCCTCCGACGAAGCAGCCGAACTCGTCCTGGAAATGGAGTCTTTCAAGCCCCTGTAG